From the genome of Eriocheir sinensis breed Jianghai 21 chromosome 47, ASM2467909v1, whole genome shotgun sequence, one region includes:
- the LOC126981376 gene encoding uncharacterized protein LOC126981376, whose amino-acid sequence MSNDFGVRRVAMRTCTMVVVVVVGFTIPDFSKILDLIGGSTVTLMSFVLPPLCYLRLNASSELDGQPHRVLPMWEVVVLWVIVVLGVMGGVASTWSALSAIIDGQSFNSTCFSPHTFCA is encoded by the exons actTCGGGGTGAGGCGTGTGGCGATGAGGACGTgcacgatggtggtggtggtggtcgtcggcTTCACCATCCCGGACTTCAGCAAAATCTTGGATCTGATCGGCGGGTCCACGGTCACCCTCATGTCCTTTGTGCTCCCTCCGCTCTGCTACCTCCGCCTCAACGCCTCCAGTGAGCTCGACGGGCAGCCACACAG AGTCCTGCCTAtgtgggaggtggtggtgctgtgggtGATCGTGGTCCTAGGCGTGATGGGGGGCGTGGCATCCACCTGGAGCGCCCTCTCTGCCATCATCGACGGCCAGTCCTTCAACAGCACCTGCTTCTCCCCACACACCTTCTGCGCCTAA